The following coding sequences are from one Triticum aestivum cultivar Chinese Spring chromosome 5A, IWGSC CS RefSeq v2.1, whole genome shotgun sequence window:
- the LOC123102470 gene encoding uncharacterized protein, with the protein MASPNRALNPSVISGLLNSIEHLNGTNFPTWKEQILINLGVMDLDYALREKAPVPLSSDDENLAERTKVYEANKEKWERSNRLSIMIMKSTITLGIRGAIPDSECAKTYLASMEEQFKGSTKVYASTLIMKMLTTKYDGKSGVREHIMTMNDMAAKLKGMDMEISEGFLVHFIMTSLPMEYGPFKINYNTQKEKWTMSELTSMCVQEEERLKVERIDYAHLTSINLGKRKSQGDGKTKKKMNFSNIDASKLGNSGTKDIATEPKGPKCRFCKEDGHVMKECDGFKAWLAKKGIPFREDAEKDGSKP; encoded by the exons ATGGCATCACCAAACAGAG CTTTGAACCCATCAGTTATTTCTGGGCTCCTGAACTCAATTGAGCACCTCAATGGGACTAACTTTCCTACCTGGAAGGAGCAGATTTTGATTAACCTTGGTGTCATGGACCTTGATTATGCACTTAGGGAAAAAGCTCCAGTTCCTTTGTCCTCTGATGATGAAAACCTTGCTGAGAGAACTAAGGTTTATGAGGCTAATAAGGAGAAGTGGGAGCGCTCCAATCGCTTGTCtatcatgatcatgaaaagcaCAATTACTCTTGGGATTAGGGGAGCAATCCCTGATTCTGAATGTGCTAAGACTTATCTAGCGTCGATGGAGGAGCAATTTAAAGGCTCAACAAAAGTCTACGCTAGTACGTTGATCATGAAAATGCTCACCACTAAGTATGATGGTAAAAGCGGCGTGAGAGAACATATCATGACTATGAATGATATGGCCGCAAAATTAAAGGGCATGGACATGGAGATTTCTGAGGGCTTTCTGGTTCACTTCATTATGACTTCTCTTCCTATGGAGTATGGTCCCTTCAAGATTAATTATAATACTCAGAAGGAGAAGTGGACCATGAGTGAGCTCACATCTATGTGCGTTCAAGAAGAAGAGCGGCTTAAGGTTGAAAGGATAGATTATGCTCATCTTACTTCCATAAACTTAGGGAAAAGAAAGTCTCAGGGTGATGGGAAAACTAAGAAGAAGATGAACTTCTCTAATATTGATGCAAGCAAGCTAGGGAACTCTGGCACCAAGGACATCGCTACAGAGCCTAAGGGTCCTAAGTGTCGTTTCTGCAAGGAAGATGGGCATGTCATGAAAGAATGTGATGGCTTTAAGGCATGGCTTGCTAAGAAGG GGATTCCATTTCGTGAGGACGCTGAAAAAGATGGATCAAAGCCTTAG
- the LOC123106655 gene encoding osmotin-like protein, with amino-acid sequence MAGMGERLVIGALLAAAFLAAPAAGTTLTLHNLCPYPVWPLVTPNTGFPSICGNDIRLEGNGHGLVSFPFPATFWSGQLVARTGCAPPPRCETGSKRPAGVVQLTVHSAEGAPRPDLAVYSVSLVGGFNVPVVVSPQVIGGDGPCPALGCAADLNAGCPPAQRVVGAGGRVVACNGPPGYFKQRCPLTRTTPVDREPVEQHCYAPGELKVVFCQPAMVDVDADAAAQPDVVVAEN; translated from the coding sequence ATGGCTGGCATGGGCGAGCGCCTCGTGATCGGCGCCCTGCTGGCCGCCGCCTTCCTGGCGGCACCGGCGGCGGGCACCACGCTGACCCTGCACAACCTGTGCCCGTACCCCGTGTGGCCGCTGGTGACCCCGAACACGGGCTTCCCCTCCATCTGCGGCAACGACATCCGCCTCGAGGGCAACGGCCACGGGCTCGTCTCCTTCCCCTTCCCGGCGACCTTCTGGTCCGGGCAGTTGGTGGCGCGCACCGGCTGCGCGCCCCCGCCGCGCTGCGAGACGGGGAGCAAGCGGCCCGCGGGCGTGGTGCAGCTGACCGTGCACTCGGCCGAGGGCGCGCCGCGGCCGGACCTGGCGGTGTACAGCGTGAGCCTGGTGGGCGGGTTCAACGTCCCGGTGGTGGTGAGCCCGCAGGTCATCGGCGGCGACGGGCCGTGCCCGGCCCTGGGGTGCGCGGCGGACCTCAACGCCGGGTGCCCGCCGGCGCAGCGCGTGGTGGGCGCGGGCGGCCGCGTCGTCGCGTGCAATGGGCCGCCCGGGTACTTCAAGCAGCGGTGCCCGCTGACGCGAACGACGCCAGTCGACAGGGAGCCCGTGGAGCAGCACTGCTACGCGCCCGGCGAGCTCAAGGTCGTCTTCTGCCAGCCAGCAATGGTCGACGTCGACGCCGACGCGGCCGCACAGCCGGATGTTGTCGTCGCCGAGAACTAG